A DNA window from Phragmites australis chromosome 11, lpPhrAust1.1, whole genome shotgun sequence contains the following coding sequences:
- the LOC133884285 gene encoding protein IQ-domain 26-like isoform X1, whose product MAPPGEEREKEDAHALLCPLNGRSCHGSPHGGHLLNPCPLTRSSVSVSCSKLAVFHCHLLTRAPYCWVGRFSCRSPELPGPAMGKAARWFRNILGGGGGKKEHSKEQKRQHDQLVVAPPSNTKRWSFGKSSRDSSEAAAAAASATAGGNAAIARAAEAAWLRSAYAETEREQSKHAIAVAAATAAAADAAVAAAQAAVAVVRLTSKGRAAPVLASAGGRAAAAVRIQTAFRGFLAKKALRALKALVKLQALVRGYLVRRQAAATLQSMQALVRAQAAVRAYRAGLPALPQLHLPVGPRYSLQERYADDTRSEHGAAAYSSRRLSASIESSSYGYDRSPKIVEVDPGRPKSRSSSRRASSPLLDAGGGEEWCANSTSSPLPWNRAAGPPRITVPTSRQFPDYDWCALEKARPATAQSTPRYMLAHTPATPTKSIAGGYSPSLNCPTYMSSTQSSEAKVRSQSAPKQRPELGVGARKRVPLSEVVVVEASRASLSGAVGMQRSCTRAHETFSFKTAVVGRIDRTLEVAGENDRLAFLQRRS is encoded by the exons ATGGCACCTccgggggaggagagagagaaagaagatgcCCATGCTTTGCTTTGTCCGCTAAATGGCCGCTCATGTCATGGCTCACCCCATGGTGGTCACCTTTTAAACCCGTGCCCACTCACACGCTCTTCCGTTTCCGTCTCCTGTTCAAAACTCGCGGTCTTTCACTGCCACTTGCTCACACGCGCTCCTTACTGTTGGGTTGGTAGATTCAGCTGCCGGTCGCCGGAGCTGCCAGGTCCGGCGATGGGCAAGGCGGCGCGATGGTTTCGCAACATCTTGGGTGGCGGCGGGGGCAAGAAGGAGCACAGCAAAGAGCAGAAGCGGCAGCACGACCAGCTGGTGGTGGCTCCGCCGAGCAACACGAAGCGGTGGAGCTTCGGCAAGTCCTCGCGGGACTCGTCGGAGGCGGCAGCGGCTGCTGCTTCTGCTACAGCCGGGGGCAACGCGGCGATCGCgcgggcggcggaggcggcgtggCTCCGGTCGGCGTACGCGGAGACGGAGCGGGAGCAGAGCAAGCACGCCATCGCCGTGGCCGCGGccactgcggcggcggcggatgctGCCGTGGCTGCCGCCCAGGCCGCCGTTGCGGTCGTGCGGCTAACCAGCAAGGGCCGCGCCGCGCCTGTACTCGCCAGCGCCGgcggccgcgccgccgcggccgtcaGGATCCAGACAGCGTTCAGAGGATTCTTG GCGAAGAAGGCGTTGCGAGCGCTCAAGGCGCTGGTGAAGCTGCAGGCTCTGGTGCGCGGCTACCTCGTGCGCAGGCAGGCCGCCGCCACGCTGCAGAGCATGCAGGCCCTCGTCCGCGCGCAGGCCGCCGTGCGCGCATACCGCGCCGGCCTCCCCGCCCTCCCTCAACTGCACCTTCCCGTCGGGCCGCGCTACTCGCTG CAAGAGCGGTACGCGGACGACACGCGGAGCGAGCACGGGGCGGCGGCGTACAGCAGCCGGCGGCTGTCGGCGAGCATCGAGTCGTCGTCGTACGGGTACGACCGGAGCCCCAAGATCGTGGAGGTGGACCCCGGCCGGCCCAAGTCGCGCTCGTCCTCGCGCCGGGCGAGCTCGCCGCTTCtcgacgccggcggcggcgaggagtgGTGCGCCAACTCCACGTCCTCGCCGCTGCCGTGGAACCGGGCCGCCGGGCCGCCGCGCATCACCGTGCCGACCTCCCGCCAGTTCCCGGACTACGACTGGTGCGCGCTGGAGAAGGCCCGTCCGGCGACGGCGCAGAGCACGCCGCGGTACATGCTCGCTCACACGCCGGCTACCCCGACCAAGTCCATCGCTGGTGGCTACTCGCCGTCGCTCAACTGCCCGACCTACATGTCGAGCACGCAGTCGTCGGAGGCCAAGGTGCGGTCGCAGAGCGCGCCGAAGCAGCGGCCCGAGCTCGGCGTCGGCGCGCGGAAGCGGGTGCCGCTGAgcgaggtggtggtggtagaggcgtcccGGGCGAGCCTGAGCGGCGCCGTGGGCATGCAGCGCTCGTGCACCCGGGCGCATGAGACGTTCAGCTTCAAGACGGCCGTCGTCGGCCGCATCGACCGCACACTGGAGGTCGCCGGCGAGAACGACCGGCTGGCGTTCTTGCAGAGGAGGTCGTGA
- the LOC133884285 gene encoding protein IQ-domain 26-like isoform X2 has product MGKAARWFRNILGGGGGKKEHSKEQKRQHDQLVVAPPSNTKRWSFGKSSRDSSEAAAAAASATAGGNAAIARAAEAAWLRSAYAETEREQSKHAIAVAAATAAAADAAVAAAQAAVAVVRLTSKGRAAPVLASAGGRAAAAVRIQTAFRGFLAKKALRALKALVKLQALVRGYLVRRQAAATLQSMQALVRAQAAVRAYRAGLPALPQLHLPVGPRYSLQERYADDTRSEHGAAAYSSRRLSASIESSSYGYDRSPKIVEVDPGRPKSRSSSRRASSPLLDAGGGEEWCANSTSSPLPWNRAAGPPRITVPTSRQFPDYDWCALEKARPATAQSTPRYMLAHTPATPTKSIAGGYSPSLNCPTYMSSTQSSEAKVRSQSAPKQRPELGVGARKRVPLSEVVVVEASRASLSGAVGMQRSCTRAHETFSFKTAVVGRIDRTLEVAGENDRLAFLQRRS; this is encoded by the exons ATGGGCAAGGCGGCGCGATGGTTTCGCAACATCTTGGGTGGCGGCGGGGGCAAGAAGGAGCACAGCAAAGAGCAGAAGCGGCAGCACGACCAGCTGGTGGTGGCTCCGCCGAGCAACACGAAGCGGTGGAGCTTCGGCAAGTCCTCGCGGGACTCGTCGGAGGCGGCAGCGGCTGCTGCTTCTGCTACAGCCGGGGGCAACGCGGCGATCGCgcgggcggcggaggcggcgtggCTCCGGTCGGCGTACGCGGAGACGGAGCGGGAGCAGAGCAAGCACGCCATCGCCGTGGCCGCGGccactgcggcggcggcggatgctGCCGTGGCTGCCGCCCAGGCCGCCGTTGCGGTCGTGCGGCTAACCAGCAAGGGCCGCGCCGCGCCTGTACTCGCCAGCGCCGgcggccgcgccgccgcggccgtcaGGATCCAGACAGCGTTCAGAGGATTCTTG GCGAAGAAGGCGTTGCGAGCGCTCAAGGCGCTGGTGAAGCTGCAGGCTCTGGTGCGCGGCTACCTCGTGCGCAGGCAGGCCGCCGCCACGCTGCAGAGCATGCAGGCCCTCGTCCGCGCGCAGGCCGCCGTGCGCGCATACCGCGCCGGCCTCCCCGCCCTCCCTCAACTGCACCTTCCCGTCGGGCCGCGCTACTCGCTG CAAGAGCGGTACGCGGACGACACGCGGAGCGAGCACGGGGCGGCGGCGTACAGCAGCCGGCGGCTGTCGGCGAGCATCGAGTCGTCGTCGTACGGGTACGACCGGAGCCCCAAGATCGTGGAGGTGGACCCCGGCCGGCCCAAGTCGCGCTCGTCCTCGCGCCGGGCGAGCTCGCCGCTTCtcgacgccggcggcggcgaggagtgGTGCGCCAACTCCACGTCCTCGCCGCTGCCGTGGAACCGGGCCGCCGGGCCGCCGCGCATCACCGTGCCGACCTCCCGCCAGTTCCCGGACTACGACTGGTGCGCGCTGGAGAAGGCCCGTCCGGCGACGGCGCAGAGCACGCCGCGGTACATGCTCGCTCACACGCCGGCTACCCCGACCAAGTCCATCGCTGGTGGCTACTCGCCGTCGCTCAACTGCCCGACCTACATGTCGAGCACGCAGTCGTCGGAGGCCAAGGTGCGGTCGCAGAGCGCGCCGAAGCAGCGGCCCGAGCTCGGCGTCGGCGCGCGGAAGCGGGTGCCGCTGAgcgaggtggtggtggtagaggcgtcccGGGCGAGCCTGAGCGGCGCCGTGGGCATGCAGCGCTCGTGCACCCGGGCGCATGAGACGTTCAGCTTCAAGACGGCCGTCGTCGGCCGCATCGACCGCACACTGGAGGTCGCCGGCGAGAACGACCGGCTGGCGTTCTTGCAGAGGAGGTCGTGA